The sequence below is a genomic window from Methylotuvimicrobium sp. KM2.
TGTTGCCGTGCTGATGTTGATGGCTTACCGATGGCGGCTCATTGCTCAACAATTGAGTGTTGAGGCTGATTATGCGGATTATTTGAAAGCAATATGGATTGGCGCGTTAAGCGGCCAAATCGGGCCGCCGTTGATTTTTTCCGAAGTGGCTCGGTTCAAAGTGCTTCAAGATTATGGGGACAATCAATCGTTGATCGGTAGCCAAGTGCTTGACCGTTTGTCGGGATTGGTTGCTTTAGTGTTTATATTGCTACTGACCTTGCCGTTGAATTGGCCATTATTTGCCGAAATGATTCCGGCTGCGACGTTGCTGCAAAGTCTGGCGATCTTAGCGATTTCCGGTGTTGTTCTGTATAGGGTCGTGTTATCTACGAAAACTCGAACCCTGATGGATCGTAATAAAATCAGTGAAGTCATGAGTCTCGGACAGTCGCATTATGAGTTATCGTCGTTGATTCAATTGTTGTTGATGCTTGGCTTTTTATTGGCGGCTTACGGTTTGGGCGCCCCGAAGCTGCCGTTTACACTGTTTACATTATTACCGCTGATTTTCGCCGGGTTGACATTGTTGCCTATTTCTATCTCGGATTGGGGGACGAGAGAAATGTTTGCCGTATATGTTTTATCGTTTGCCGGTTTACCGGCAGAGGAGAGTGCGGCGATATCGATCATCTACGGCTTCAGCTACTCGTTGACGACACTCTTTGGCTTGTTTTTTTTGTTGAAAAAGTAACGTTCATGAAGGCCTAGTCATCGCCCCGGCAAATGAAAGTTCTCTGGTGATGGAGGGTGCGGTCACTCGCCCGACAGGACGCCGTGAATACGTCCATGTAGGCTCGACGGCGGCTGTCCCTGCCGCCGACGCCTGCCGGTCGAGCAACCGCACCCTCTCCGGAACCGGAATTACCAGAGCGGAGATTTCGCTCCTTCCCAAGCTCGGCTTGGGAAGGCAGTCTCGGAAGCTCTGCTTCCCGTGACGGCAAGCGGAGCTTGCGAAATCGTTTCCCAAGCAGAGCTTAGGAAACAGCGAAGGTTCGTTTTGGCGAACTTTCACAGTAAAGAACATCAATAAGTAAGTTTATTGATGTTAAGTTTATTGATGTTCGGGGGCAGCTAGGCTAAATATACCTTTATGCTGTTACCCAAGCTCCAGCTTGGGTAACCTGTTCAGGAAGCTCTAGCTTCCCGGCAATCAAAAAAGATTGAACAAGCGAGTTGGGGGTGATTGAGAATGTGCGGAGGTTATGTCGGTCTCTGC
It includes:
- a CDS encoding lysylphosphatidylglycerol synthase transmembrane domain-containing protein; its protein translation is MMHKSKQWLTVIFRWFIAIGLLVIILNKTDNDLLWQTLRGFNPAFGLLLVVCHVAVLMLMAYRWRLIAQQLSVEADYADYLKAIWIGALSGQIGPPLIFSEVARFKVLQDYGDNQSLIGSQVLDRLSGLVALVFILLLTLPLNWPLFAEMIPAATLLQSLAILAISGVVLYRVVLSTKTRTLMDRNKISEVMSLGQSHYELSSLIQLLLMLGFLLAAYGLGAPKLPFTLFTLLPLIFAGLTLLPISISDWGTREMFAVYVLSFAGLPAEESAAISIIYGFSYSLTTLFGLFFLLKK